CTTCGCGGTACAAAAGGACGGGCCGGGCGGGGTTTAAAAGCCACTCCGGGTCGTACCGCACCTCAAGGCGCAATCCGGCCAGCTGCGGCTCCGTTTCAAAGAGGACATTCTCCAAAGAGAAGGTAGCATCATGGTTAACCTTGCGCATGACCCGCAGGAGAAAATACTCATCCAAAAGCGCCGGGTCGGGAAAGAGGCGTATCCGCTGAACTTGGGAGAGGAAATAATCCAGGGGGCTAAGGCCCAGGGAGCTATGAATTTTGCGTTGGTAGTCCTCCTCCAGCCACTGCCAGAAGAGGAGGTTTAACTCCTCCAGGGATTTAATTTTCTCCAGGTCCAGCCGGGGCAAGAAACGCGTCCTGACCGTCCGGAAGAAACGCTCAATCTTACCCCGGGCATAAGGGGTGAAGGGTTCGGCATGGAGCAAAGCACAGCCTAAACTGGCACAGACTACGGCCAACTGCCCAGAACGGTAGACCCTGCCGTTATCGGTGTAAATCATCTTCGGCACGCCGCGCTTTAAGATGGCCTCTTTTAAAGTAGAGCGCACCGCCAAATAATTCTGCTCCCAGAAGAACTGGGCATGAAGGATAAGGCGCGAAGCGTCGTCGATAAAAGCAATGAGGTAAGTCTGCCTTTTACCCCGGGCCGTTTTAAGGTAAGGGCCGTACATGATATCCCCCTGCCAGAGCTCATTCACCCACTGGTGGGCAAAGCGCTTGATTTCCTTTCCTTTAGCATTTGTTGCCGGAGAAGACGAAGGAAGCGGGTGCCGGGAGAGGTAGCGGTAAAAGGTGGATAGAGAAACTTTGTCAGGAGTAAACACCCCGTCTTTCACCAGCTCCTCATAGAGCATGATACCACTTAGCCCCGGTTTCTCTGTCCTTTTGGCCTCGATTTTTAGGGCCATCTCTTCCGTTATCCGCCGGCTTTTCCCCCGGTCGGAACGATAACCGGGTTTTAAACCCTCCAGGCCATGGCGGCGGTAGAGATACAACCACCAGGCAAAACTCTTGGGAGAATACCGCTTTATGCCATAATGGGGCATGACAATAGGTTGAGAGGCCAGGTCCTTAAAGTACTCCTGGTGACTTTCCACCTGGCCGTTAAGCACCGGCGCAATCAAAGCAAACTTCTTCAGGGCGATCTCTTCCCGTTCTTGAGAAGAAAGCATAAAGAACCGTAAGCCTCCTTAAAACTAAATGTTAAATTTTAGGAGGCCGTAAGCGCTTACAGCCCGCAGGCGCCCTTGAGTATCATGATACCATTCTCTGATAGCCGGTCCCCAGACAAAAGTTTTGTTGCTGCCATTTTTCACCTCCAGGGGTACCAGAAGAGCTCCGGTTATGCTAAAATATTACGCAAAGGAGCCATAAAAGCGTACCCCCAAGCCTCGTAAAACCTGGTACTGAAGGACTGGATGTGGGCAAATCCAGTGGTAATGAGGCGGAGTACCTTTTGGGCTCCTTCCTTTTTGGCGGGTATTTCCTCCGGCAGCCGAACCCGGGGCATGAATTGGCGTAAGGCTAATTTGATAAATTTCAAATTGGCCAGAAAACGGCGCAGGTAAAACTGTAAGTGTGAGATGTCCCAGTAGAGCTTTGGGTAGCGCCCTTTTAGAAACTTAAGGCAACCTCGCAGGGAGAAAT
This Moorella sp. E308F DNA region includes the following protein-coding sequences:
- a CDS encoding DDE-type integrase/transposase/recombinase, coding for MLSSQEREEIALKKFALIAPVLNGQVESHQEYFKDLASQPIVMPHYGIKRYSPKSFAWWLYLYRRHGLEGLKPGYRSDRGKSRRITEEMALKIEAKRTEKPGLSGIMLYEELVKDGVFTPDKVSLSTFYRYLSRHPLPSSSPATNAKGKEIKRFAHQWVNELWQGDIMYGPYLKTARGKRQTYLIAFIDDASRLILHAQFFWEQNYLAVRSTLKEAILKRGVPKMIYTDNGRVYRSGQLAVVCASLGCALLHAEPFTPYARGKIERFFRTVRTRFLPRLDLEKIKSLEELNLLFWQWLEEDYQRKIHSSLGLSPLDYFLSQVQRIRLFPDPALLDEYFLLRVMRKVNHDATFSLENVLFETEPQLAGLRLEVRYDPEWLLNPARPVLLYREGLKVGEARQVDFATNAGLKRRGRGRPAGKDRPPLQLPGKVNLPHADNPLPAPAPSVSFAAILTPENVGGEG
- a CDS encoding DUF6431 domain-containing protein, with product MQLIFYTTVSPEEYSRQGKDFPFPEPDCCPHCRIKIPPRKHGFFHRNVITADFSGRILIRRYYCQYCHSTISYLPSFCLPYFQYCVDLIFTGLRLMLEFNFSLRGCLKFLKGRYPKLYWDISHLQFYLRRFLANLKFIKLALRQFMPRVRLPEEIPAKKEGAQKVLRLITTGFAHIQSFSTRFYEAWGYAFMAPLRNILA